A single Panthera uncia isolate 11264 chromosome E2 unlocalized genomic scaffold, Puncia_PCG_1.0 HiC_scaffold_19, whole genome shotgun sequence DNA region contains:
- the ZNF536 gene encoding zinc finger protein 536, whose product MEEASLCLGVSSAAPEAEPHLSGPVLNGQYAMSQKLHQITSQLSHAFPELHPRPNPEEKAPAPLDEKAHVPMTGQPMGSQMALLASQLGRDVDTSLNGRVDLQQFLNGQNLGIMSQMSDIEDDARKNRKYPCPLCGKRFRFNSILSLHMRTHTGEKPFKCPYCDHRAAQKGNLKIHLRTHKLGNLGKGRGRVREENRLLHELEERAILRDKQMKSSLLQPRPDLKPLPHAQQAPPAPCNLALPANHSVPDVAHPVPSPKPASVQEDAVVPAAGFRCTFCKGKFKKREELDRHIRILHKPYKCTLCDFAASQEEELISHVEKAHITAESAQGQGPNGGGEQSANEFRCEVCGQVFSQAWFLKGHMRKHKDSFEHCCQICGRRFKEPWFLKNHMKVHLNKLSVKNKSPSDPEVPVPMGGMSQEAHANLYSRYLSCLQGGFVAPDKASLSEPSQLYGKGELPVKEREVLGKLLSPISSVAHGVPEGDKHSLLGCLNLVPPLKSSCIERLQAAAKAAEMDPVNSYQAWQLMARGMAMEHGFLSKEHQLQRNHEDTLASAGVMFDKEKREYVLVGADGSKQKMPADLVHSTKVGNQRDLPNKLDPLEGSRDFLSHGLNPALDYNLQGPGSMKEKPTECPDCGRVFRTYHQVVVHSRVHKRDRKGDEDGLHVGLDERRGSGSDQESQSVSRSTTPGSSNVTEESGAGGGLSQTGSAQEDSPHPSSPSSSGGLAPRRPLGDGPWLLFQFPARPHFTPRPSTAITSSLEPGSWRFGFIHACEGVPHALTPFSGLKPAYKKHTPERDLRTLLTGSPCLRWLSLGKLWLLKDNLANTEGSCLPASPNQALIASSSSWKVLGIEELGSHPGNLFPGAQPAVYLE is encoded by the exons ATGGAAGAAGCCAGTCTGTGCCTTGGAGTGTCCTCGGCGGCACCGGAAGCTGAGCCCCACCTGAGCGGCCCTGTCCTCAACGGCCAGTATGCCATGAGTCAGAAGTTGCACCAGATCACCTCCCAGCTCAGCCATGCCTTCCCCGAGCTGCATCCGCGGCCCAACCCCGAGGAGAAGGCCCCCGCGCCCCTCGACGAGAAGGCCCACGTGCCCATGACCGGCCAGCCCATGGGCAGCCAGATGGCGCTCCTGGCCAGCCAGCTGGGCCGGGACGTCGACACCAGCCTCAACGGGCGGGTGGACCTGCAGCAGTTCCTCAACGGGCAGAACCTGGGCATCATGTCCCAGATGAGCGACATCGAGGACGACGCCCGCAAAAACCGCAAGTACCCGTGCCCCCTGTGCGGCAAGCGTTTCCGCTTCAACAGCATCCTCTCCCTGCACATGCGCACTCACACCGGCGAGAAGCCCTTCAAGTGCCCCTACTGCGACCACCGGGCGGCGCAGAAGGGCAACCTCAAGATTCACCTGCGGACCCACAAGCTGGGCAACCTGGGTAAGGGGCGCGGGCGGGTGCGCGAGGAGAACCGCCTGCTGCACGAGCTGGAGGAGAGGGCCATCCTGCGGGACAAGCAGATGAAGAGCAGCCTGCTGCAGCCGCGGCCCGACCTGAAGCCCCTGCCGCACGCCCAGCAGGCCCCGCCGGCCCCCTGCAACCTGGCCCTGCCCGCCAACCACAGCGTGCCCGACGTGGCCCACCCGGTGCCCTCGCCCAAGCCCGCCAGCGTGCAGGAGGACGCGGTGGTCCCGGCCGCCGGCTTCCGCTGCACCTTCTGCAAGGGCAAGTTCAAGAAGCGCGAGGAGCTGGACCGCCACATCCGCATCCTGCACAAGCCCTACAAGTGCACGCTGTGCGATTTCGCGGCCTCGCAGGAGGAGGAGCTCATCAGCCACGTGGAGAAGGCCCACATCACCGCCGAGTCGGCCCAGGGCCAGGGCCCCAACGGCGGCGGCGAGCAGTCGGCCAACGAGTTCCGCTGCGAGGTGTGCGGGCAGGTGTTCAGCCAGGCGTGGTTCCTGAAGGGCCACATGCGGAAACACAAAGACTCCTTCGAGCACTGCTGCCAGATCTGCGGCCGGCGcttcaaggagccctggttccttaaGAACCACATGAAGGTCCACCTCAACAAGCTGTCGGTGAAGAACAAGTCCCCCAGTGACCCCGAGGTGCCCGTGCCCATGGGCGGCATGTCCCAGGAGGCCCACGCCAACCTGTATTCCCGGTACCTCTCCTGTCTGCAGGGCGGCTTCGTGGCCCCGGACAAAGCCAGCCTGAGCGAGCCCAGCCAGCTCTACGGCAAAGGGGAGCTGCCCGTGAAGGAGAGGGAGGTCCTGGGGAAGCTGCTGTCCCCCATCTCCAGCGTGGCCCACGGGGTCCCCGAGGGCGACAAGCACTCCCTCCTGGGATGCCTCAACCTCGTGCCGCCGCTGAAATCCAGCTGTATCGAGCGGTTGCAGGCGGCTGCCAAGGCTGCCGAGATGGACCCCGTGAACAGCTACCAGGCTTGGCAGCTCATGGCCAGGGGCATGGCCATGGAACACGGCTTCTTGTCTAAAGAGCATCAGCTACAGCGCAACCACGAAGACACTTTGGCAAGCGCCGGAGTTATGTTTGATAAGGAGAAGCGGGAGTACGTGTTAGTGGGAGCAGATGGCTCCAAGCAGAAAATGCCTGCTGATTTGGTTCACAGCACTAAAGTGGGCAATCAGAGGGACCTGCCAAATAAGCTCGACCCTTTAGAAGGCAGTCGGGATTTTTTGTCACACGGGCTGAACCCGGCGCTCGACTATAACCTGCAGGGTCCCGGGAGCATGAAGGAGAAGCCCACCGAGTGCCCCGACTGCGGCCGGGTGTTCCGCACCTACCACCAGGTGGTCGTGCACTCCCGCGTCCACAAGCGGGACCGCAAGGGCGACGAGGACGGGCTGCACGTGGGCCTGGACGAGCGGCGCGGCTCGGGCAGTGACCAGGAGTCCCAGTCGGTGAGCCGCTCTACCACGCCGGGCTCCTCCAACGTCACCGAGGAGAGTGGGGCCGGCGGGGGGCTCTCCCAGACCGGGAGTGCCCAGGAGGACAGCCCGCACCCCTCCTCGCCGTCCTCCTCAG GGGGCCTGGCTCCGCGCCGGCCTCTGGGGGACGGGCCCTGGCTTCTCTTCCAG TTCCCTGCCCGGCCCCATTTTACGCCCCGGCCCTCAACCGCCATCACCTCGTCTCTGGAACCCGGGAGCTGGCGTTTTGGCTTCATCCACGCGTGTGAAGGT GTCCCTCATGCTTTGACTCCCTTCTCTGGCCTGAAGCCCGCTTATAAGAAGCACACTCCTGAGAGG GACCTCAGAACATTGCTGACGGGGTCTCCCTGCCTTCGCTGGCTCAGCCTCGGGAAGCTCTGGCTCCTGAAGGACAACCTGGCAAACACAGAGGGGTCTTGTCTTCCAGCATCTCCCAACCAGGCCCTCATAGCCTCGAGCTCCTCGTGGAAGGTGCTGGGGATTGAGGAACTGGGGTCCCATCCAGGGAACCTCTTTCCTGGAGCTCAGCCAGCTGTGTATCTGGAGTAG